The proteins below are encoded in one region of Ornithinimicrobium avium:
- a CDS encoding N-acetyltransferase, with the protein MTSTITVTRGNDPGAVRRILASLPDWFGIPEANEHYVRAGARLPGYLASVDDRVVGVALVDALEEDLRADGAQVLQVKTVGASFEDEGYAATRAFYEARGFLPLQEVDGLDWDGPTLVMVKPLRP; encoded by the coding sequence ATGACCAGCACGATCACCGTCACCCGTGGCAACGACCCCGGCGCGGTGCGCCGCATCCTCGCCTCCCTGCCCGACTGGTTCGGCATCCCCGAGGCCAACGAGCACTACGTCCGCGCCGGGGCCCGGCTGCCCGGCTACCTCGCCAGCGTCGATGACCGGGTCGTCGGGGTCGCCCTGGTCGACGCGCTCGAGGAGGACCTCCGCGCTGACGGCGCGCAGGTGCTCCAGGTCAAGACCGTGGGCGCCTCCTTCGAGGACGAGGGGTATGCCGCCACGCGCGCCTTCTACGAGGCGCGCGGCTTCCTGCCCCTCCAGGAGGTCGACGGTCTCGACTGGGACGGCCCGACCCTGGTCATGGTCAAGCCGCTGCGACCGTGA
- a CDS encoding Lhr family ATP-dependent helicase, with product MAVLDRFSPATRAWFDASFPRPTAAQAGAWEAISRGEHTLVVAPTGSGKTLSAFLWAIDRIVAGHAGPTQPAANGDGAEERGRCRVLYVSPLKALAVDVERNLRSPLVGIGHAATRLGMPSPHVSVAVRSGDTPAAERRAFARDGAEILITTPESLFLLLTSQARSALTGVESVIVDEVHAVAGTKRGAHLALTLDRLDALLERPAQRIGLSATVRPVEEVARYLAGGRPVTTVQPESTKRWDLQVVVPVPDMSDPGATEQPGLSTGAAAPAQRATAKDRKVEPDDWMTGPGPVLPDLDGGGTHTPGEDDTWAPAQDPQERVSIWPHVERRVADLITEHTSTLVFTNSRRVAERLTSRLNETWEERVEATAGDDGTGPAPQTRDLARAHHGSVSKEQRAVIEDALKTGQLPAVVATSSLELGIDMGAVDLVVQVASPPSVASGLQRVGRAGHQVGAVSEGVFFPTHRADLVQTAVVVDRMRAGMIEELRVPTNPLDVLAQQVVAMVAMEDWAVADLFDLVRRSASFAALPRTLFDAVLDMLAGRYPGEDFADLRPRVDWDRVTDTLTTRRGAKLLALTSGGTIPDRGMYAVMLATGDGPGRRVGELDEEMVYESRVGDVFTLGTTSWRIEDITHDQVLVTPAPGQVGRLPFWKGEAQGRPAELGAALGAFVRATAGMPREAALGTLADNGLDAWAADNLVTYLQEQREATAHLPDDRTVLVERFRDEIGDWRVVIHSPWGRPVHGPWALCLAARMRERYGTDVQALAADDGIVLRLPDLDGADGGDARLDAEIVELLTLDPDEVADLVTGEIGGSALFASRFRECAARALLLPRRNPGRRQPLWQQRQRSAQLLEVAARYPSFPIVLEAVRECVQDVYDVAALTDLMRRVASREVRVASVATTRPSPFARSLLMGYTAQFLYEGDSPLAERRAAALSLDPTLLAELLGRGEGASLRDLLDPEVVARTEGELQRLTPERAARDAQDALDLLRVLGPLTTTELEQRTQDESRADVGGWLADLASSRRVIQVRVAGEDRWADAQDAARLRDALGTAIPVGVPAAYLEGVEDPLGDLVVRYARTHGPFTPDALAARLGLGAAVVRDATRRMVSAGRMAQGALVPDGTGHEDLCDAEVLRLLRRRSLAALRREVEPVPQQAYARFLPRWQGATGLGSGGGEQLRGVDGVVRVVEQLAGARMPASAVESLVLPARVRDYSPAMLDTLMTGGEVLWQGHGSLPGDDGWVSLHLADTAYLSMAEPGPTGGEAAEQVLELLGRVPGGAYLFRSLADALGSTDDPALLTTLWDLVWAGRVSADTFAPVRGLLGGGRTAHRPRRAAPRTGRWSRTSVALGNRPSRPAMPTRSGPPGSVGRWSLLPVLEQDPTVRALATAEQLLDRYGVLTRGSVVAEGIAGGYAGVYRVLAGAEEAGRVRRGYVVEGLGAAQFGTAGAIDRLRALDGDRDAPGRRPEVVLLAATDPANPYGASVAWPGPPEDEGSTHRPGRKAGAMVVLVDGALVLYLERGGRTALTFGTGPAEKAEPDGRWEAVASALAGAVRSGALGGLTVARIDGGPALGSASPLAAALTAAGFHTAPQGLRLRR from the coding sequence GTGGCGGTCCTCGACCGCTTCTCCCCCGCGACGCGGGCGTGGTTCGACGCGTCCTTCCCCCGCCCGACGGCTGCCCAGGCCGGCGCCTGGGAGGCCATCAGCCGCGGCGAGCACACGCTGGTCGTCGCCCCGACCGGCTCCGGCAAGACCCTGTCGGCGTTCCTGTGGGCGATCGACCGGATCGTCGCGGGGCACGCGGGGCCCACTCAGCCGGCCGCCAACGGGGACGGCGCGGAGGAGCGGGGCCGCTGCCGCGTCCTCTACGTCTCCCCGCTCAAGGCCCTCGCCGTCGACGTCGAGCGCAACCTGCGCTCCCCCCTCGTCGGCATCGGCCACGCCGCCACCCGCCTCGGTATGCCGTCCCCGCACGTCTCGGTCGCGGTCCGCTCCGGCGACACCCCGGCCGCCGAACGGCGCGCGTTCGCCAGGGACGGCGCCGAGATCCTCATCACCACCCCCGAGTCGCTCTTCCTGCTGCTCACCTCCCAGGCACGCTCCGCCCTCACCGGTGTCGAGTCGGTGATCGTCGACGAGGTCCACGCGGTCGCCGGCACCAAGCGCGGCGCCCACCTGGCTCTCACCCTCGACCGCCTCGACGCGCTGCTCGAGCGTCCCGCCCAGCGGATCGGTCTGTCCGCGACCGTGCGCCCGGTGGAGGAGGTCGCGCGCTACCTCGCCGGCGGCCGACCGGTCACGACGGTGCAGCCGGAGTCGACCAAGCGGTGGGACCTGCAGGTCGTCGTGCCGGTCCCCGACATGTCCGACCCCGGCGCCACCGAGCAGCCCGGCCTCTCCACCGGCGCCGCGGCACCGGCACAGCGGGCGACCGCGAAGGACCGCAAGGTCGAGCCCGACGACTGGATGACCGGTCCGGGGCCCGTGCTGCCCGACCTCGACGGCGGCGGGACCCACACCCCCGGCGAGGACGACACCTGGGCACCCGCGCAGGACCCGCAGGAGCGCGTCTCGATCTGGCCGCACGTCGAGCGTCGGGTCGCCGACCTCATCACCGAGCACACCTCCACGCTGGTCTTCACCAACTCGCGCCGGGTCGCCGAGCGCCTCACCTCCCGCCTCAACGAGACCTGGGAGGAACGGGTCGAGGCGACTGCGGGCGACGACGGGACGGGACCTGCACCGCAGACCCGCGACCTCGCGCGCGCCCACCACGGCTCGGTGAGCAAGGAGCAGCGGGCGGTCATCGAGGACGCGCTCAAGACCGGGCAGCTGCCCGCCGTCGTCGCCACCAGCAGCCTCGAGCTCGGCATCGACATGGGCGCGGTCGACCTCGTCGTCCAGGTCGCCAGCCCGCCGAGCGTCGCCTCCGGCCTGCAGCGTGTCGGCCGCGCGGGGCACCAGGTCGGCGCCGTCAGCGAGGGCGTCTTCTTCCCCACCCACCGGGCCGACCTCGTCCAGACCGCGGTCGTCGTCGACCGGATGCGCGCCGGGATGATCGAAGAACTGCGCGTCCCCACCAACCCGCTCGACGTGCTCGCCCAGCAGGTCGTGGCGATGGTCGCGATGGAGGACTGGGCGGTCGCCGACCTCTTCGACCTCGTGCGCCGCAGCGCGTCCTTCGCCGCGCTCCCCCGGACGCTGTTCGACGCCGTGCTCGACATGCTGGCCGGGCGCTACCCGGGCGAGGACTTCGCCGACCTACGCCCGCGCGTCGACTGGGACCGCGTCACCGACACCCTCACCACGCGGCGCGGGGCGAAGCTGCTCGCGCTCACCTCCGGCGGCACGATCCCCGACCGCGGGATGTATGCCGTGATGCTCGCCACCGGCGACGGCCCGGGCCGGCGGGTCGGCGAGCTCGACGAGGAGATGGTCTACGAGTCGCGGGTCGGCGACGTCTTCACCCTCGGCACGACCAGCTGGCGGATCGAGGACATCACCCACGACCAGGTGCTCGTCACCCCTGCGCCGGGGCAGGTCGGGAGGCTGCCGTTCTGGAAGGGCGAGGCGCAGGGGCGCCCGGCCGAGCTCGGCGCCGCGCTGGGCGCCTTCGTCCGCGCGACCGCAGGTATGCCGCGCGAGGCCGCCCTGGGGACTCTCGCCGACAACGGCCTGGACGCATGGGCGGCCGACAACTTGGTCACCTACCTGCAGGAGCAGCGCGAGGCCACGGCCCACCTGCCCGACGACCGGACGGTCCTGGTCGAGCGCTTCCGCGACGAGATCGGCGACTGGCGCGTGGTGATCCACTCGCCGTGGGGCCGACCGGTGCACGGGCCGTGGGCGCTGTGCCTGGCGGCGCGGATGCGCGAGCGCTACGGCACCGACGTGCAGGCGCTCGCCGCCGACGACGGCATCGTGCTGCGCCTGCCCGACCTCGACGGGGCGGACGGGGGCGACGCCCGGCTGGACGCCGAGATCGTCGAGCTGCTCACCCTCGACCCGGATGAGGTCGCCGACCTGGTTACCGGCGAGATCGGCGGGTCGGCGCTGTTCGCCTCCCGCTTCCGCGAGTGCGCGGCCCGGGCGCTGCTGCTGCCGCGCCGCAACCCGGGCCGCCGCCAACCGCTGTGGCAGCAGCGGCAACGCTCGGCCCAGCTGCTCGAGGTCGCCGCGCGCTACCCGAGCTTCCCGATCGTGCTGGAGGCGGTGCGCGAGTGCGTGCAGGACGTCTACGACGTCGCCGCGCTGACCGACCTGATGCGGCGGGTGGCCTCCCGCGAGGTGCGGGTCGCGTCGGTGGCGACCACCCGCCCGTCGCCGTTCGCGCGGTCGCTGCTCATGGGCTACACGGCGCAGTTCCTCTACGAGGGCGACTCGCCGCTGGCCGAGCGCCGGGCGGCCGCCCTCTCCCTCGACCCCACCCTGCTTGCCGAGCTGCTGGGGCGCGGCGAGGGAGCCTCGCTGCGCGACCTGCTCGACCCCGAGGTGGTCGCCCGCACCGAGGGCGAGCTGCAGCGGCTGACCCCGGAGCGGGCCGCGCGCGACGCCCAGGACGCGCTCGACCTGCTCCGCGTGCTCGGGCCGCTGACGACCACCGAGCTGGAGCAGCGCACCCAGGACGAGTCGCGGGCCGACGTCGGCGGCTGGCTGGCCGACCTGGCCTCCTCCCGCCGCGTGATCCAGGTGCGCGTCGCCGGCGAGGACCGCTGGGCCGACGCCCAGGACGCTGCCCGGCTGCGCGACGCGCTCGGCACCGCGATCCCGGTCGGGGTCCCGGCCGCCTACCTCGAGGGGGTCGAGGACCCGCTCGGCGACCTCGTCGTCCGCTACGCCCGCACGCACGGGCCGTTCACGCCCGACGCGCTGGCCGCGCGGCTCGGGCTCGGCGCCGCCGTGGTGCGCGACGCGACCCGGCGGATGGTGTCCGCCGGGCGGATGGCGCAGGGTGCGCTCGTCCCGGACGGCACCGGCCACGAGGACCTCTGCGACGCGGAGGTGCTGCGGCTGCTGCGCCGTCGCTCGCTCGCCGCGCTGCGCCGCGAGGTCGAGCCGGTGCCGCAGCAGGCCTACGCCCGGTTCCTGCCGCGCTGGCAGGGCGCGACCGGCCTCGGCTCCGGCGGGGGCGAGCAGCTGCGGGGCGTCGACGGCGTCGTCCGCGTCGTCGAGCAGCTCGCCGGCGCCCGCATGCCCGCCTCGGCCGTGGAGTCCCTCGTCCTGCCCGCACGCGTCCGCGACTACTCCCCCGCGATGCTCGATACGCTGATGACCGGCGGCGAGGTGCTCTGGCAGGGGCACGGCAGCCTCCCCGGCGACGACGGATGGGTGTCCCTCCACCTGGCGGACACGGCATACCTGAGCATGGCGGAGCCCGGGCCGACCGGGGGTGAGGCCGCCGAGCAGGTGCTCGAGCTGCTCGGGCGCGTCCCCGGCGGCGCCTACCTCTTCCGCTCGCTCGCCGACGCGCTCGGCTCCACGGACGACCCGGCGCTGCTGACGACGCTGTGGGACCTGGTCTGGGCCGGCCGCGTCAGCGCCGACACCTTCGCGCCCGTCCGGGGGCTGCTGGGCGGTGGCCGCACCGCGCACCGGCCGAGGCGCGCCGCGCCGCGCACCGGCCGGTGGTCACGGACCAGTGTGGCGCTCGGCAACCGACCCTCCCGTCCGGCGATGCCCACACGGTCGGGCCCGCCCGGCTCCGTCGGCCGGTGGTCGCTGCTGCCGGTGCTCGAGCAAGACCCGACGGTGCGGGCGCTGGCCACCGCCGAGCAGCTGCTGGACAGGTATGGCGTGCTCACCCGCGGGTCTGTCGTCGCCGAGGGCATCGCGGGCGGGTATGCCGGCGTCTACCGGGTCCTCGCCGGTGCCGAGGAGGCTGGTCGCGTGCGGCGCGGATACGTCGTGGAGGGGCTGGGCGCCGCGCAGTTCGGCACGGCAGGGGCGATCGACCGGCTGCGCGCGCTCGACGGCGACCGGGACGCGCCGGGGCGCCGGCCGGAGGTCGTGCTGCTGGCCGCCACCGACCCGGCCAACCCCTACGGCGCGAGCGTGGCCTGGCCGGGACCGCCCGAGGACGAGGGCAGCACCCACCGGCCCGGGCGCAAGGCCGGCGCGATGGTGGTCCTCGTCGACGGTGCGCTCGTGCTCTACCTCGAGCGCGGCGGTCGGACCGCCCTCACCTTCGGCACGGGGCCGGCGGAGAAAGCCGAGCCCGACGGGCGGTGGGAGGCGGTCGCGTCCGCCCTGGCGGGCGCGGTCCGGTCCGGGGCGCTCGGCGGGCTGACGGTGGCCAGGATCGACGGCGGGCCCGCCCTCGGCTCGGCCTCGCCGCTCGCGGCCGCCCTGACCGCCGCCGGTTTCCACACCGCGCCGCAGGGGTTGCGGCTGCGGAGGTAG